In a genomic window of Cuculus canorus isolate bCucCan1 unplaced genomic scaffold, bCucCan1.pri scaffold_54_arrow_ctg1, whole genome shotgun sequence:
- the LOC128850708 gene encoding forkhead box protein J1-like translates to MAEGRLSHEQAGKDRGQEGIVRELPHKDDSVPNLTWLLDFSIPSASTGNSSCCPSGPDLHNCQGMPSFAVPCSPLGTDPACVGTPHTPCVPVSSSTSKTEHHIGTMHAQLTESIDYKSNPYVKPPYSYAALICMAMEASEEPHITLSAIYKWISDNFGYFRQADPAWKNSIRHNLSSNKCFIKVPREKGKPGRGGFWKLDLQYTDRLKSGAFKKQRMHPVQIHSASTEKAQQEAQVDASPATSGCASKKVFSVSMESQQLLEEFEEFIKNQNRKAVDVKAGLKRKQPLPKQMAKVCRLSSCALLTQEEQTQLGSLKGDLDMDLHLNREFSTSGDLEVTPPVSPKKRNPEVMVHGQHVDCPQGLEQVLDESNQNDLSLDESCMAASFLQHLFDEGTSDSLCNAVNVEQLFDINDISVPADGSDWSSLASLL, encoded by the exons ATGGCTGAAGGGCGGCTGAGCCAcgagcaggcagggaaggacagAGGGCAGGAGGGCATCGTGAGGGAATTGCCCCACAAGGACGACAGCGTGCCCAACCTGACGTGGCTGCTGGACTTCTCCATCCCCAGCGCCAGCACGGGCaactcctcctgctgccccagcgGCCCGGACCTTCACAACTGTCAGGGCATGCCCAGCTTTGCCGTGCCGTGCTCACCCCTGGGCACTGACCCAGCGTGCGTGGGAACACCCCACACTCCCTGTGTGCCCGTCTCCTCCTCTACCTCCAAGACAGAGCACCACATTGGGACCATGCACGCTCAGCTGACAGAGAGCATTGACTATAAGAGCAACCCCTACGTCAAGCCACCCTACTCCTACGCCGCCCTCATCTGCATGGCGATGGAAGCCAGCGAGGAGCCCCACATCACCCTCTCCGCCATCTACAAGTGGATTTCTGACAACTTTGGCTACTTCCGTCAAGCTGATCCTGCGTGGAAG AACTCCATCCGGCACAACCTCTCCTCAAACAAGTGCTTCATCAAGGTGCCTCGGGAGAAAGGCAAGCCAGGGAGAGGTGGCTTTTGGAAGCTTGACCTGCAATACACTGACCGGCTCAAGAGCGGTGCCTTCAAAAAGCAGAGGATGCACCCAGTGCAGATCCACTCAGCCTCCACCGAGAAAGCCCAGCAAGAAGCACAGGTTGACGCCTCCCCGGCCACTTCGGGCTGTGCCTCCAAAAAAGTCTTCTCTGTCAGCATGGagtcacagcagctgctggaagagtTTGAAGAATTTATCAAGAACCAGAACCGGAAGGCAGTGGATGTCAAAGCAGGGCTCAAGCGCAAGCAGCCCTTGCCCAAGCAAATGGCCAAGGTGTGTCGgctctccagctgtgccttgctGACCCAGGAGGAGCAGACCCAGCTGGGATCCCTGAAAGGGGACTTGGACATGGACCTCCACTTGAACAGGGAGTTCTCCACTTCTGGGGATCTGGAGGTCACACCTCCAGTCAGCCCCAAAAAGCGCAACCCTGAAGTGATGGTACATGGGCAACACGTTGACTGTccccaggggctggagcaggtcCTTGATGAGTCCAACCAGAACGACCTGAGTTTGGATGAAAGCTGCATGGCCGcttccttcctgcagcatctcTTTGATGAAGGGACAAGCGATTCCCTTTGCAATGCTGTCAATGTGGAGCAGTTGTTTGACATCAACGATATATCTGTACCAGCAGATGGAAGCGACTGGAGCAGCCTTGCGTCCCTCTTGTGA
- the LOC128850697 gene encoding pineapple eye protein-like: MPNLLKAKADFSVDPEMKHFANDLFIPETNQSALLAGYLPQDILRTVERAAGQRCFVCSESGAAVTCQEPGCDRSFHLPCAMEGGCINQYLPEYRSFCWEHRPEQLARVAPEKNTTCVICLDPVEDTMSYMTMVCPACKHAWFHRGCIQGQAVWDDIYSFRCPLCRDEESFLAEMLVMGIRVHLRRPSAESSEDMEALIARHSRCDASECLCPGGREQVAEHGRWELLLCSSCAAEGTHRRCSFLRNTTTHWECDGCAGLGTASSASSEITGARTDSQAGLGPSHGSPAPETGTESQEASRPSQGSQAPQTDSPGTEGTGLSRGSPAVEGSSRSSPPGPDRLRERTRRRRQAQTPYTRRRRGRESSRVPAPSAESSTSSQAALGPPNSSTVPETTSPRTESQEVSGQSLTSPLETSNPSTESQEASGPSQGSQAPQTSSSTLVCQLRPHLPAMGLDTARAHNALRGDCCLSSQALPSYSAGPEPAEEPGSEPQRSVPGTVPLSTALESREKSRSAQ, translated from the exons ATGCCAAACCTCCTGAAAgccaaagcagatttttcagtgGACCCTGAGATGAAG CATTTTGCCAATGACCTCTTTATCCCTGAGACCAACCAAAGTGCATTACTGGCGGGATATCTCCCTCAGGATATTCTACGTACAGTCGAGcgggcagcagggcag AGATGCTTTGTCTGCAGCGAGAGCGGGGCCGCCGTCACCTGCCAAGAGCCAGGCTGTGACCGCAGCTTCCACCTCCCCTGTGCCATGGAGGGTGGATGCATCAACCAGTACCTTCCCGAGTACAG GTCCTTCTGCTGGGAGCATCGCCCAGAACAGTTAGCGAGGGTGGCTCCGGAGAAGAACACCACCTGCGTCATCTGCCTGGACCCTGTGGAGGACACAATGTCCTACATGACCATGGTGTGCCCAGCGTGCAAACACGCCTGGTTCCACCGGGGCTGCATCCAG GGACAGGCTGTGTGGGATGACATTTACTCCTTCCGCTGCCCCCTGTGTAGAGACGAGGAGTCATTTCTCGCGGAAATGCTCGTCATGGGGATCCGAGTCCACTTGAG GCGTCCATCAGCAGAGAGCAGCGAAGACATGGAGGCTCTAATCGCGAGGCACAGCCGCTGCGATGCCAGTGAGTGCCTTTGTCcaggaggcagggagcaggtGGCGGAACACGG GCgctgggagctgctcctgtgcagctcctgtgctgctgagggCACCCACCGACGCTGCTCCTTCTTGAGGAACACCACGACCCACTGGGAGTGCGACGGCTGTGCAGGCCTGGGCACTG CCTCAAGCGCCAGCTCGGAGATCACCGGAGCCAGGACTGACAGCCAGGCGGGATTGGGGCCTTCCCATGGCTCTCCGGCACCCGAGACTGGCACTGAAAGCCAGGAGGCATCGAGACCATCCCAGGGCTCCCAGGCACCACAGACCGACAGCCCCGGCACTGAGGGTACCGGGCTGTCCCGTGGCTCCCCGGCGGTTGAGGGCAGCAGCCGCTCCAGCCCCCCTGGGCCCGACCGCCTGCGAGAGCGCACCCGGAGGCGTCGTCAGGCCCAGACTCCGTACACTCGGCGAAGGAGGGGCCGGGAGAGCAGCCGGGTGCCAGCACCGAGCGCCGAGAGCAGCACCTCCAGCCAGGCAGCGCTGGGGCCGCCCAACAGCTCCACAGTACCAGAGACCACCAGCCCCAGGACGGAAAGCCAGGAAGTATCGGGACAGTCTCTGACATCACCACTTGAGACCAGCAACCCCAGCACCGAAAGCCAGGAGGCATCGGGACCATCCCAGGGCTCCCAGGCACCGCAGACCAGCA GTTCCACGCTGGTTTGTCAGCTCCGTCCTCATCTCCCGGCCATGGGGTTGGACACGGCACGAGCGCACAACGCTCTTCGGGGTGACTGCTGCCTGAGCTCCCAGGCGCTGCCGAGCTACAGCGCTGGGCCGGAGCCAGCCGAGGAGCCTGGCTCTGAACCGCAGCGCTCGGTCCCCGGCACCGTTCCCCTCTC